The sequence GGGATCAGTATAAATGACCGTACCATACCTTTCCAACTCTCTTTTTTTAAGCCGGGCCATCCTGATAGCAGGTGGTACCCATAAAAACACTACGAGGTCAAATGCCGGGAATACATCTGCTCCCCAGTCAATAACAGAACCGCCTAATATCCAGGAAGTGGATTGGAGCGCCTGTTGTACCAAAGCATTTCTTTCGGCTGGTTTGCGCCGCAGGGTATAAGGCGGTTCCGCTCTTTCCCAGAAATAATCATCACTGTCAATATAGGGAATGGAAAGTTTTTCCGAAAGGGCAAGTCCCAAGGTAGTGACGCCACTGGAGGAAGCGCCGAAGATATGTAACCGCATAGGAGAAAGTAAAAAAGTATATATTACAACTTCAACATTGAAGAAGACGCAACAATAGTCAATATCAGGTTATAGTCAGTAAGCAGGTCATTTTTTAGTAACCGGATAGCGCGGCTCATGTATTTTTCCACCATGCTCACAGACAGGGACAGTTGTTCTGCGATTTCCCGGTAACTCATGCCTTTTTCCCGGTGCATCAAAAACACTTCCCGGCAATTGCCCGGCAGGCGGTCAATGGCCTGGTCAAGCGCCTGTAATTGCGCCCTTCCATTATCGGAAATATAACTTTCGGTGATACTACCCGTTTCTTTCTCCAGGTTTTCCAGCCATTGGGCGTCTTCCCGCATGCGCCGGCGTACCTCATCTATCAGCAGGTTACGCGCATACGTCTTTACCAGGGGCAGCGCCTCTGCAGGATCACGGATCACCTCTATCCGCTCCCAGATCTTCAGGTAACATTGTTGCAGCAGATCTTCTATCAGCGTAGTATCACTCGTAAACCTTGACAGATAAGCAAATACACGGTCTCTTGTTTCAAGATACAGACGGGTAAAAACGAGGTTGGATGAAGAGGGCGCCGGTTGCATAGCACCGCAAAGGTAGAAGAGCCGGTCAGCTCTTTTGTTACCAAATTATTAATTGACGCTTTTTCGCTGAAATTTAATTGAGGTAAAAAACGTGTTTGACGTGTATAGTATAGACCCAACCCTAAACTATGCAACTAACTGCAGTGCAATGGCAGCGTTATATGGATAATACCTGTAGCGAAGCTGAACGTAAAGAGATCTATACTTATCTGAACAGCCTCACCGCGGAAGAACTGGCCTCCTTACTGGAGGCCGGGTTCCCGGAACAGGCAACCACCATGCCGGAAGCCATGGCGCTGCGACTGAATAAAAAACTGGAGCAGGCTACCGGAATCATACTCACTGAAAAACGACGACCGGTATTGTCAATAGCTTTCCACCGGTGGATAGCTGCTGCCAGCATTCTATTGGTGGCGGGGCTTACACTCTATTACTTTTTGCCCGCTCCATCAGGCGCCAGGCAGCAGCAGACCGAGATAGCCTCCAGGGATATCAGCAATACCACCCACCATGTTCAAAAGATCACCTTGCCGGATGGAAGCATGGTTTGGCTTTCACCACAATCCATGCTGCGTGTACCAGATAATTTTAATCGTGCTACCCGTGTGCTGACTTTATCAGGGCAGGGTTATTTTGAAGTAGCGCATGATGCAGCAAAACCTTTTAGCGTGCAGGCCGGCCCTGTACAAACCACTGTACTGGGTACCCACTTTAACATAGAAGCATATCCGGCAGAATCACACACCGCTGTATCGCTTACGCAGGGCAGGGTAGCCGTGCGCGCGCGCACCGCCGGTGGCGCAGACAGTATGGTATACCTGCAGCCAGGTCATAAGCTGGTGTATCAAAACGATGTGCAACAATTCACCCTGCAGCCGGTGGCTGTTGAATATGAAACAAGCTGGGCCGGTGGTGGCCTGGTGTTTGACAGTCTCGATGTGCGCGATGTATTCTTACGGCTTGAACACCGGTTCAACATAAAGATCCAATTCGATCCAATACTCTTCAAGGGGAAGAAATTGACGGCTGTTTATCCCAAAGCCGATCTGTCCGTCATTCTCCGGAACATGGCCTTTGTACAGGGCTTTAATTACCGGCAGCAAAAAGACACCATACTCATACAATAACAACTTATATACAAAGCATACAAACAAGTTTCTACTATGTATTTACTTTATCGCAAGCCGAAAAGGCCGGCCCGGCTATTGATCATTTTGTTGATGTTATGGGGCATGCCCGCAACAAGCCAGGACATACAGCAACCGCTGAGCCTCTCTATGCAGGATACCAACCTATCCGGGGTATTGAGTGCCTTGGACAAGCAAACCACTTTTACATTCTCCTATGATCCGGCTGTCCTCAGCAAAGTACCCTTGAAGGATGTCAGCTATAAAGCAGTGCCATTAAGCAAAATACTGGAGGACCTTAAAGCCCGTACCGGTATTGAATATTCCATTCAGCAGGGGACCATCGCTTTCCGGCCTGGTCCTGCTGCTCCTGCCACAAAAACAATAGCCACCATCACCGGGCATGTGGTGGATGAAGAAGATGGTAAAGGCATTCCCGGTGTTACCATCAAAGTAGTTGATAAAAATGTGATCAGCCATATTGACGGTTCTTTTTCAATAAGCGTATCCCCGGGCAAACACCATATCCTGTTATCTTCTGTTGGGTATGAGAAAAAAGAAATTACGGATGTGGTATTGACCGATAAACAGGTGCTTGAATTAAACCTTACCCTGAAGCGGCAGAAAGGAAGTCTATCCAGCGTAGTAGTACAGGCCAGTGCAAGAAAAGAAAGCATAGCGGCCTTGTACAGTCGCCAAAAGAACAATACGGCTATTTCTGATGGTATCAGTGCCGAACAAATACGGGTAACGCCGGATAATAATACGGCACAGGTATTAAGAAGGGTAAGCGGCATCACCATTCAAAGTGAAAAATTTGTAACCGTTCGCGGCGTGAGTGACCGGTACAACAACGTATTGATCAATGGCGCTTCCCTGCCCAGCACCGAACCCAACAGGCGGAACTTCAGTTTTGATATTGTGCCCAGCGCCCTGGTAGATTATATAGTGGTGAATAAAACGGCCACGCCCGATCTGCCCGGCGAATTTTCCGGCGGTCTGATACAGATCAATACCAAAGACATACCCTCTAAAAATTTTCTGGAAGTCACCATCGGCACCGGCTTAAACACAGCCAGTGATGGCAAAGGCTTCCTCAGCTTTAAGCGCGATCCGCAAGCCTGGCTGGGTAAAGTGGGTAAAGACAGGAAATGGTTTGGGGATGGCAAACTCATTGATCCGACGGTGTATGGCAAAAGGGTCAATATTCAAAATGACACTGCTTTCAGGAATGCTGTCGGGGGTCAATTGCCCAACCGGTGGAAAGTGCATCAATACGCCTATTCGCCGGTACATAATTTCCAATTGAACGGTGGTATGGCCCATCATTTTGCCGCCGGTAATACCCTGGGCTTTGTGGGAACACTTACTTACCGCAATGAAATGTTGTACGAAGAAGGCGATTCGCGGGTGTTGCAGCAGTCGGATTTTGATGCGCAACGCTATCGCTATACCACCACCATCGGAGGCCTCTTTAATATGGCTTACAAGACCAAAAAACACAAGCTGGCCTGGAAAAACATTTACAACCGTAAATACAGTGACCAGTTCGATCAGCAGGTAGGTGCTTACATTTCCGATGGCTGGTATTCGAGAAGAAGGAGTCAGGTGACACTCACCAATGATCTCTTGCTTTCCAAGCTGGAAGGAGAACACAACATCGGGAAATTTGGCCTGAAAGCAGACTGGTACGGCGAATACATTCAATTGATACGTGAACAACCCGACACCAGGTTTATCACCGGCCAGGGCGAAAAACCTATACAGGGCGCCCAATCCAAATACACGGATGATGGCAGGTATACCTATGACCTGAACAACCCGCTGATCGTAAAGAACGGATTGTATGCTTCCCGGCTGGAAGAGATCAAGAAAAATGCCGGCCTGAACCTTTCCTTGCCCTTCCATATAGGCAATGCAAAGCAGCTTTTTAAAACGGGCTATGGCTGGTCGGAAAGAAGCGCCGATTTTGATGGTACCGGTTTTAAGATCAGGGAGGTGCCTCCCAGTAGCAGCTATCTCCTTGCAACAAAAGGATTGCCTTATGAAGACATCGCTATACCGGAGGCTTTCTCCAGCGGCAAGCTGGAATACTTTGCTGCTTATACCAGGTCGGAAACCACGGGCGACCGGTATGAAGCTGGCCAGCAACTGCAATCGGGTTATGGTATGCTGGACCTGAAGTTCTTTAAAAAACTGCGTGTAATAGGCGGTGCGCGCTATGAGCAGAATAAGATCACCATATCTACCGTACAATACAATAACAACGGGCATAGCGTGTTCAGGGACACTTCCTATTATGAAAAAGACTGGCTGCCTTCGGTAAACCTGGTGTATAGTTTTACCGACAAGCTGAATGTACGCGCTGCTTATAGTAAAACATTGGCCCGTCCGGATTTTGTGGAGCGATCGCCTTATGTGTACTATGATTTTGTGGAACTGGCAGAAGTGGTGGGCCAGTATGCCCTGAAAACTTCCCGCATTCAAAACTATGACCTCAGGCTGGAATATTATCCCGGCAGTAATGAGATACTGTCCGCCTCTCTCTTCTATAAAAAATTTCAGGACCCGGTGGAGCGGTTCTATGTTATTGGCAGTGCTATGAATACCATTGAGTACCGGAATATGTACGAGGCAACTGCCAAAGGGGTGGAACTGGATGCCCGCAAGAGCCTTGGTTTTATAGCGCCCAACAGCAAATGGTTGCAGCACCTCTACATCAGCGGCAATTATACCTGGCTTGAAGGCGGTATCAGTTACTTTGAAACCAAGAAGAACCCGGATACCAATAAAGATACCCTCGTGCTGGCAGATGCCAGCCGTCCTATCCAGGGCCTATCGCCTTACATCATTAATGGCGGTTTGAATTACCAGGGGGATATATGGGGCTTTAACATCGCCTATAACCGTACCGGCCGCCGCATTGTAAATGGCGGAACGCATCCTACCCTCATTCAATATGAAAATCCGAGGGATGTGGTAGACCTGCAATTAAGTGGCCGGTTCCTGCAGCAAAAACTGGAAGTAAAATGCAATATATCGGACCTGCTCAACCAGTACTTCATTGTCTATAGCAACAATATAAACGGGGATAGCAGTGGCGGCTTTGCCACAGAGGGGCCTAATAAGGACCCCAAAGGAGAGGCTTTCAATGAGGAGTTCGACCTGATCAATTATAAAGTGAAAAAAGGGGTTGGGTTCAGTATCAACTTCACGTATAAATTTTAGCAAACCTTATTGCATAAAAGCAATTATATGAACAGGAAATTTTCAACAAACAGCATTTTGTTCTATTGTGTGCTGATCGTATTACCGGGCCTGGCAGGATGTTCCAAAAGCATCAAAACCATGGACGATCCGAAGTTTATGTCCCTGAGTATCTATGCAAAAACAATAGATGCCCTGCAATTAAAAGTGACCGCCGGTGACGAAATATTGACACAATCCATCGTTACGCCTGATGGACAAGTAAGCGTAACCTTTCTGCATACGGAGCCGGAGTACCGTTTTGGGGTGTACGATGTATTTACTCACCAGGCTATACTGGATACGCTGGTCTCTATCAATACCATCAGGGCTGGGGGCAGGAAGATCGTATTGCTTCAATCGGTGCCGGGTGGAGAGATGGTGTGGGTAGGCCCACCCCCGGCCAGTGAAACCTTGCCAACCAGTGATTCCACAAAAATGTCTATTGTATACACCCTGGCTGCGTTGCCCGACCAGGTAAAGGTGGTGGTGGAAAATAGTATCGGCAACACCAATAACTACCATGCTACGGACAGCTTTCTGCTGCAAAAAGGTGAATTCTCCCATTACTTCACCGGTAACAGAACCTCCAAAGGAAAATTACAGTTGAAGTTTTATACGCCCGATAGCAACCGTACGCTGGTAGCAGCGATCACCAATGATTTCAACAGGCTCGACGACAAATTATATGTGTTTGCCTTCCGCACAGGCAAGCTTTCCAACGGCGTGTATTCGCTCACGGCAGAAAATCTTTATTGAATCAATTTAATAGTCTCCCGTCATGAAACTATTTTCCACTTTAATCCTTGCTTTATTCATTAGCGGCCTGTCTTACGCCCAAAGTATTACAGAGATATTAATGCCACAGTACATGCAGGGTACCGGCAGTTTCACTGCAGCAGACGACCGCCGGGTGCCTTATGTATGCCGGCTAAAGCTCAATGGACTGCTTCCCAATAAAACCTATCGCTATTATACCCGTATGGCGTTTCCTAATTCTTCCGGTACAAGTGGTGAAGGGGCGTACATACTTGTAAAAGCCAATGGCGATTTTATACGGGTAACTTCTCCTTCTCTGGCCACTGCCGGACGCTATGACGAATTTACGACCGATGCGGCGGGCTCACATACGGGTTGGTTTATCTCAGAAGCCAGTAGTTCTACTACCTTTAATCCGGGCACTGAGCTGAAGGTAAGAGTGACCTTAAACAATGGTAATGGTGGCATAGGTCCGGTACAGGCGCTTACGACCACCAGCACGGTGAAAATACGGGCATTTGATAATACCCCTGCCGGTGGTTCTTCCATCAGAAGCACACCCGTGACCGGCGCTACTGCCAAAAACTTTGTTTTCCTATGGGATAACCAAGCAGGTACAGGCAGGCCGGTAGCAGGTAGTTTCATTGAAAGCGAAGGAACTGCCGGCACCGTGGCGAATGGATATGCGCCGTTTTATGCCAATGATGTGAATGGGGTGGATAAAGCCTGGGGTACGATTGTCCCGAATAACCTGGCCAACGGTATTCTGCGGATCGGGCAATACAGTTTGAGTAATGCCAGTGAAGTAGGGTATAAATTATCTTCCGATGGTTACTGGCCTTCACCGGCAGGCGTCAGGGTAAGCACCGCCAATCCAACAAACGGATTAACGACTACCATCGTGCTGGATGGCGCGGTGGCTAGGCTGGATGGAGCGAACGTTAAATCAGACCAACTGATTACCTTCAATACCTTGCCTGCTAAAACCTATGGCGATGCTGATTTTGCCGCCGGTGCTACAGCAGGCGCCGGAACGCCCGTGACTTATTCCAGCAATAATGACAATGTGCTCTCTGTTATAAACGGGCAATTGCATATTGCCGGTGCGGGCGCCGCTGATATTACCGTTAATCATCCGGGTGATGATTTTTATAACCCGGCTCCGCCCGTTGTACAAACCATCACCGTTAACAAGGCGTCACTCACCATCAAAGCAGATGACCAGGCAAAAGTGCAGGGCCAGCCGAATCCGCCGTTGACGCTTACCTATACAGGTTTTGTGAACGGGGAGGATGCCACCAGCTTAAACCCGTTGCCGGTGGTGAGCACCACGGCCACCACGGCATCACCGGCCGGCACTTATCCCATCACAGCGGACGGGGCCGGTTCTTCCAATTATGCAATTACTTATGAACCCGGTACATTAACAGTGACGTCTGTTGCCCAACAGCAAACGATCCAATTTGGTCTGCTGCCGGCTAAAACGTACGGTAATGTCAGCTTCGATCCCGGTGCTATTGCCACCTCAGGATTAACCGTCAGCTATACCAGCGATAACCCCGCTGTAGCGGCCATTGTAAACGGCCAAATACAGATTACCGGTGCAGGCACTGCTACCATTACTGCCTCGCAGGCAGGAAGCGATGCTTATGAGCCTGCTGCTGATGTAACACAAACACTGGTGGTGAATCCTGCCGCTTTAACTATCAGCGCAGATGATAAAACCCGTTTATTCAATCATCTCAATCCTGCATTGACGATCACCTATACTGGTTTTGTGAACAATGAAACAGCGGCTGTTTTGTCAAGTCCTGTCATCATAAGCACCACGGCTACCGTATCATCGCCTGTGGGCAACTACCCGATTACCGTGGAAGGCGCTACGGCCACGAATTACACCATTACCTTTGACAATGGTACATTAAGGGTGGAGCCTTTGATAGCGCAAACGATCACCTTCCATGACCTGCCGGTAAAAACCTATGGCAACGCTGCCTTTGCTGCCGGCGCCAAAGCCAGCTCGGGTCTTACTGTTGAATATGCCAGCAGCAATCCTGCAGTGGCTACGGTTGCCAATGGCATTATCACCATTCATGCAGCAGGCACAGCGACTATTACAGCCAGCCAGCCGGGTGATATGTCTTTTTCATCGGCTGATCCGGTTACGAAGCTGCTGACAGTGAAAAAGGCCAACCTCAGTGTGACTGCTAAAAGCCTCACCAAAAAAGAAGGCGAGCCCAATCCATCGCTGACCATCCTGTACAACGGTTTTGTGAACGGCGATGATGCAGGCGATCTCACACAGGCGCCGTTTATCGGTACGGCTGCCACTACTGCTGCAGTGGCCGGCGTGTATCCCATTACCGTATCAGGGGGGCTTTCATCCTCCAACTATAATATTGCTTACTTAGATGGTACACTTACGGTGTTACCTGTGAGCAGTGATACATCCGGTTGCAATGCTTACATCAGTACGCCGGGCAGACTGCGTATCAATTACTATGCTACTACCGCCGAAAAAATAACCATCCAGTTATTCAGCAGCTACGGAGGCAGGGTACTGAATAACAGTCTGACTGCTGTGAAAGGTATGAACACCTGGTATTTTGAAGTAGGCAATTTGGCAACAGGGGTTTACCCTTTACGCATCAGCAGCGAAGGGCAGGTACGGAAAACCAAAGTCCTTATCCGTTAACAACATGATCAAGTTTAAAAATGGAAGTAATGCGCAATAAAAAAATAACTATACATGTCCTGACAGCCTGCATTGTATTAATGACAGCACACAGGGGGCAATCGCAGGAGCACAATACCAATACCATCAACGTTACCACCACAGCGGTACCCTTTCTGCGTATATCGCCCGACGCGCGCAGCGGCGGGGTAGGGGATGCTGGTATGGGTTTGTCGCCGGATGCCAACAGCATCTATTACAACCTCGCTAAAACACCATTTATAGCCGCCTCAGCGGGTATAGCCGCCAGTTACAATCCCTGGATGAAAGAAGCGGCCGATGATATGTATCTCCTGGCGCTGGCAGGATTTTACCGCCTGGCCGATCATCAGGCGCTGTCGGCCTCGGTCAGGTACTTTAGCCTGGGCAGTACGCCATTTATTGATTACAGCGGGAATAAATTAATGAGCTTCAAGCCAGCCGAATATACCCTGGAGCTGGGCTATGCCCGCCAATTATCTTCCAGGATCGGAATAGGTATAACAGGCCGCTACATCCATTCACGCCTGGCTACCGGTGATGCCAGTGGCGCCAGCTATAAGGCAGGGAATGCGGTAGCCGCAGACATATCTTTCTATTACAATGGGCTGGTTGAAAAGAAAGGCTGGACTGCCGGCCTGTCTCTATCCAATCTTGGCTCAAAGATCTCCTATGCAGGCAGGGAGCAAAGGGATTTCTTACCGGCCAGTCTAAATGCAGGAGGATCATTTACCGAAACATTGGATGAGGACAATGCCATCAGTTTTATGCTGGATGCGAACAAACTGCTGGTGCCGGAGGTGCCGGCCAATTCAGCAGGCATGAAGGCATACAGGGAAACGGGTGTGATGAAAAGCTGGTTTGATTCTTTCAGCAATGATGCCTGGCAACTGGGGCTTGGCATAGAATACGGTTATAAGGACCTGCTGTATCTGCGGACGGGCTATAGCAGAAAAAGCTATGCTGCCGGCAACTGGCAAAGCATTACGGCCGGTATTGGCCTGCAGTGGAACCAGGCCATGCTCAACTTTTCCTATATGGTGCCCACAGGCGATAAGATCAGCCGCAGTCCGCTCAGCAACACCATCAGGCTGGGGGTGTTGTTTAACTGGCACAACCCGCAGGAATAAATTCAGGCCCCGCTTTGAAATCCACAAAACTTTTACTGTCCGCTTCCCCCAAAAGCGTTCCGGTATTTTATGAAGAAGGATTGCGATATTGTTTGCAAAGAGGCCGCCGGAGCGGCCTCTTTTTAATGCCCCAAAGGCTCGGATATTTCGTATTTTTGCATGAAATTTACATGAAAATTCGGTCGTCTTTATTGTAGAGTAGCTAGTGTTTTATGTAATTAAGTAATTATGAGCCAATTAGATGTGTTAAAAAATAACCTAAAGCAAGGTCAAGTGTACCGGCGTAACGATTTAACCAAATGGTCTAAATCGGTAGACCGGCATTTGCGTGAGCTTACAGAAGATGGGACGCTTGAAAAGTTATCCCA comes from Paraflavitalea devenefica and encodes:
- a CDS encoding P-loop NTPase family protein → MRLHIFGASSSGVTTLGLALSEKLSIPYIDSDDYFWERAEPPYTLRRKPAERNALVQQALQSTSWILGGSVIDWGADVFPAFDLVVFLWVPPAIRMARLKKRELERYGTVIYTDPGRKQQYEDFLAWAADYDPGTGIANRTLQAHEQWMQQLSCPVLQLRGDYTTEEQVEQVMNKLLLSGYPGISATV
- a CDS encoding RNA polymerase sigma factor, whose protein sequence is MQPAPSSSNLVFTRLYLETRDRVFAYLSRFTSDTTLIEDLLQQCYLKIWERIEVIRDPAEALPLVKTYARNLLIDEVRRRMREDAQWLENLEKETGSITESYISDNGRAQLQALDQAIDRLPGNCREVFLMHREKGMSYREIAEQLSLSVSMVEKYMSRAIRLLKNDLLTDYNLILTIVASSSMLKL
- a CDS encoding FecR family protein, encoding MQLTAVQWQRYMDNTCSEAERKEIYTYLNSLTAEELASLLEAGFPEQATTMPEAMALRLNKKLEQATGIILTEKRRPVLSIAFHRWIAAASILLVAGLTLYYFLPAPSGARQQQTEIASRDISNTTHHVQKITLPDGSMVWLSPQSMLRVPDNFNRATRVLTLSGQGYFEVAHDAAKPFSVQAGPVQTTVLGTHFNIEAYPAESHTAVSLTQGRVAVRARTAGGADSMVYLQPGHKLVYQNDVQQFTLQPVAVEYETSWAGGGLVFDSLDVRDVFLRLEHRFNIKIQFDPILFKGKKLTAVYPKADLSVILRNMAFVQGFNYRQQKDTILIQ
- a CDS encoding TonB-dependent receptor; amino-acid sequence: MYLLYRKPKRPARLLIILLMLWGMPATSQDIQQPLSLSMQDTNLSGVLSALDKQTTFTFSYDPAVLSKVPLKDVSYKAVPLSKILEDLKARTGIEYSIQQGTIAFRPGPAAPATKTIATITGHVVDEEDGKGIPGVTIKVVDKNVISHIDGSFSISVSPGKHHILLSSVGYEKKEITDVVLTDKQVLELNLTLKRQKGSLSSVVVQASARKESIAALYSRQKNNTAISDGISAEQIRVTPDNNTAQVLRRVSGITIQSEKFVTVRGVSDRYNNVLINGASLPSTEPNRRNFSFDIVPSALVDYIVVNKTATPDLPGEFSGGLIQINTKDIPSKNFLEVTIGTGLNTASDGKGFLSFKRDPQAWLGKVGKDRKWFGDGKLIDPTVYGKRVNIQNDTAFRNAVGGQLPNRWKVHQYAYSPVHNFQLNGGMAHHFAAGNTLGFVGTLTYRNEMLYEEGDSRVLQQSDFDAQRYRYTTTIGGLFNMAYKTKKHKLAWKNIYNRKYSDQFDQQVGAYISDGWYSRRRSQVTLTNDLLLSKLEGEHNIGKFGLKADWYGEYIQLIREQPDTRFITGQGEKPIQGAQSKYTDDGRYTYDLNNPLIVKNGLYASRLEEIKKNAGLNLSLPFHIGNAKQLFKTGYGWSERSADFDGTGFKIREVPPSSSYLLATKGLPYEDIAIPEAFSSGKLEYFAAYTRSETTGDRYEAGQQLQSGYGMLDLKFFKKLRVIGGARYEQNKITISTVQYNNNGHSVFRDTSYYEKDWLPSVNLVYSFTDKLNVRAAYSKTLARPDFVERSPYVYYDFVELAEVVGQYALKTSRIQNYDLRLEYYPGSNEILSASLFYKKFQDPVERFYVIGSAMNTIEYRNMYEATAKGVELDARKSLGFIAPNSKWLQHLYISGNYTWLEGGISYFETKKNPDTNKDTLVLADASRPIQGLSPYIINGGLNYQGDIWGFNIAYNRTGRRIVNGGTHPTLIQYENPRDVVDLQLSGRFLQQKLEVKCNISDLLNQYFIVYSNNINGDSSGGFATEGPNKDPKGEAFNEEFDLINYKVKKGVGFSINFTYKF
- a CDS encoding MBG domain-containing protein translates to MKLFSTLILALFISGLSYAQSITEILMPQYMQGTGSFTAADDRRVPYVCRLKLNGLLPNKTYRYYTRMAFPNSSGTSGEGAYILVKANGDFIRVTSPSLATAGRYDEFTTDAAGSHTGWFISEASSSTTFNPGTELKVRVTLNNGNGGIGPVQALTTTSTVKIRAFDNTPAGGSSIRSTPVTGATAKNFVFLWDNQAGTGRPVAGSFIESEGTAGTVANGYAPFYANDVNGVDKAWGTIVPNNLANGILRIGQYSLSNASEVGYKLSSDGYWPSPAGVRVSTANPTNGLTTTIVLDGAVARLDGANVKSDQLITFNTLPAKTYGDADFAAGATAGAGTPVTYSSNNDNVLSVINGQLHIAGAGAADITVNHPGDDFYNPAPPVVQTITVNKASLTIKADDQAKVQGQPNPPLTLTYTGFVNGEDATSLNPLPVVSTTATTASPAGTYPITADGAGSSNYAITYEPGTLTVTSVAQQQTIQFGLLPAKTYGNVSFDPGAIATSGLTVSYTSDNPAVAAIVNGQIQITGAGTATITASQAGSDAYEPAADVTQTLVVNPAALTISADDKTRLFNHLNPALTITYTGFVNNETAAVLSSPVIISTTATVSSPVGNYPITVEGATATNYTITFDNGTLRVEPLIAQTITFHDLPVKTYGNAAFAAGAKASSGLTVEYASSNPAVATVANGIITIHAAGTATITASQPGDMSFSSADPVTKLLTVKKANLSVTAKSLTKKEGEPNPSLTILYNGFVNGDDAGDLTQAPFIGTAATTAAVAGVYPITVSGGLSSSNYNIAYLDGTLTVLPVSSDTSGCNAYISTPGRLRINYYATTAEKITIQLFSSYGGRVLNNSLTAVKGMNTWYFEVGNLATGVYPLRISSEGQVRKTKVLIR
- the porV gene encoding type IX secretion system outer membrane channel protein PorV → MRNKKITIHVLTACIVLMTAHRGQSQEHNTNTINVTTTAVPFLRISPDARSGGVGDAGMGLSPDANSIYYNLAKTPFIAASAGIAASYNPWMKEAADDMYLLALAGFYRLADHQALSASVRYFSLGSTPFIDYSGNKLMSFKPAEYTLELGYARQLSSRIGIGITGRYIHSRLATGDASGASYKAGNAVAADISFYYNGLVEKKGWTAGLSLSNLGSKISYAGREQRDFLPASLNAGGSFTETLDEDNAISFMLDANKLLVPEVPANSAGMKAYRETGVMKSWFDSFSNDAWQLGLGIEYGYKDLLYLRTGYSRKSYAAGNWQSITAGIGLQWNQAMLNFSYMVPTGDKISRSPLSNTIRLGVLFNWHNPQE